The following is a genomic window from Streptomyces chrestomyceticus JCM 4735.
GGTCGTGGAGGAGGTTGACCTCGTCGACGTACAGGATGCCGCGGTGCGCGTCCGCCAGCAGGCCCGGCTCGAACGCCTTCACGCCTTCCGACAGCGCCCGCTCGATGTCCAGCGCGCCGACGAGGCGGTCCTCGGAGGCGCCGACGGGGAGTTCGACCATGCGGGCCGGGCGGTCCTCCGCGCCGGCCGCCTCGTGGGGACCGTCCGGACAGGCCGGGTCCGGCGCCGCCGGGTCGCAGGAGAAGCGGCAGCCGGTGACGACGGGGACGTCCGGCATCAGCGCCGTCAGGCCCCGCACGATCGTCGACTTCGCGGTGCCCTTCTCGCCGCGGACGAGCACCCCGCCGATGGCCGGCGAGATGGCGTTGAGCAGCAGGCTCAGCCGCATGTCGGACATCCCGACGACCGCGGTGAACGGGTAAGGGACCGATGCCATTAAGGAGTACCCCCTTCGAGGGTCGTGCGAGGTGCGGGTGCGGGGGAGGCCGCGGCGGGGGCGGCCGGGGTGCGGGGCGGCGGTATCGGCGGCGCCCCCGGTGGTACGAACGGCAGCCCCGCCGGTACGCCGTCCTCGATGAGCCGCAGCAGCGCCGCCGTGTCCGCGTGCTCCTCGATCAGGTCGCCCAGCTTGTCGAGCTGCTCCTCGCGCAGTGCGGCGAAGCTGGTGTCCGGCGCCGGGTCGAACGCGCGGCCCGCGTCGGCGGCCACCCGCCGCAGGAACGCCCGCCGGAAGCCGTCGCTCTCCAGTGAGCCGTGCCAGTGGGTGCCCCAGACGGTCCCGGAACGGCATCCCGCCAGGAAGGGCTCCCCGCCGTCGATCTCCGCCACGCCATGGTGGATCTCGTACCCCTCGACCGGCTCGCCCAGCGCCTCGCCGGACGGCCGGGCCAAAGCCTTCTCCACCGCGAACCGGACGCGTACGGGCAGCAGGCCCAGCCCGTCCACCGTCCCGGCCTTCGACTCGACCTCGTCCTCGATCCGCTCGCCCAGCATCTGGAAGCCGCCGCAGATGCCCAGCACCGGGCGTCCTTCCGCGGCCCGCCGCCGCACCGCGTCCGCGATGCCGCGCTCGCGCAGCCACTGGAGCGCGCGGACGGTGCCTCGGGTGCCGGGCAGGACGACGAGGTCGGCGTCGGCCAGTTCCTCGGGGCGGTCCACGAAGCGCACCACGACGCCCGGTTCGGCGGCGAGCGCGTCCACGTCCGTGAAGTTCGACATCAGCGGTACGGCGGCCACCGCGACCCGCAGCACGTCGGCGCCGTGCGGCGGCGCGACGACGCTCTCGCGGACCGCGCCGCGCAGCGACACCCGGAGGCCGTCCTCCTCGTCGATGCCGAGGCCGTGCGCGAACGGCAGCACCCCGAGGGTGGGCCGTCCGGTCAGCTCCTTCAGCATGTCCAGACCGGGCTCCAGCAGCGTCACATCGCCCCGGAACTTGTTGACGAGATAGCCCGCGACCAGTGCCTGGTCCTCCCGGGACAGCAGCGCGGTGGTGCCGAAGAAGGAGGCGAACACCCCGCCCCGGTCGATGTCGCCGACCACCACGGCCGGGATACGGGCGGCGCGCGCGATCCCCATGTTCACGATGTCGGTGCGCCGCAGGTTGATCTCCGCCGGGCTGCCCGCGCCCTCGCAGATCACCGCGTCGTGCGTACGCCGCAGCTCCTGGAGGCAGTCCGTGACCGTACCGAGCAACTGCTCCTGACGGCCCGCGTGGTAGCCGCGCGCGCTCAGCTCGCCCACCGGCTTGCCCATGAGCACGACCTGGCTGCTGCGGTCACTGCCCGGCTTCAGCAGCACTGGATTCATCAGGGCGCTCGGCTCGACGCGCGCCGCCGCGGCCTGCATGGCCTGCGCCCGCCCGATCTCCGCGCCCTCGCGCGTCACGAACGAGTTCAGCGACATGTTCTGCGCCTTGAAGGGCGCCACCTTGACGCCCTTGCGGGCCAGCCAGCGGCAGATGCCCGCCGTCACCACACTCTTGCCCGCGTCGGACGTGGTGCCCGCCACCAGCAGCCCGCCGCCGAGCGGTGCTTGACCCGGTCCGTTCACGTGGCACTCCTCGCCGTCCGCACTGCGCTGCTCCCGCTGCTCACTTGGCCCTCCCGGTGGTACGGGGGCGGCGTACCGCTCCGGCCGTGATGGATCGGCCTACCGTTCCTGCCGTACGGGATCGCCGTACCGCCCCGGCCGCCAGCCGCCCCCCGACCGTGACCGCCAGCGCCAGCGCGCTCACCCGGCGCGACAGGGTCACGGCCCGCTCGATGTCCGGCACCGCGACCGGCCGGCCCGCGTCGCCGTTGAGCACCGGCCGGTGCTCGACCCGGCCGCCGTACGCCAGGGTGCCGCCCAGCCGCACCCCCAGCGCCCCGGCGAACGCCGCCTCCACCGGGCCCGCGTTGGGGCTCGGGTGGGACGGGCCGTCCTGCCGCCAGGCGCGCAGCGCGCCCCGCCGGTCCGGGCCCGCCAGCACCGCCAGCGCGGCGGTCAGCCGGGAGCCGGGGTAACCGGCCACGTCGTCGAGGCGGGCCGAGGCCCACCCGAACCGGCGGTGGCGCGGCGACTTGTGCCCCACCATCGCGTCCAGCGTGTTCACGGCCCGGAAGGCCAGCAGCCCCGGCACACCGGCGGCCGCGCCCCAGACCAGGGCGCCGACCACCGCGTCCGAGGTGTTCTCGGCGACGGACTCGACCACCGCGCGCGCCATCTGCTGCCCGTCCAGGGCCTGCGGGTCGCGCCCGCACAGGTGCGGCAGCCGCTCGCGCGCCACGTCCAGGTCGCCCGCCGCGAGCGCGCCGCCGACGGCCCGCGCCTCGCGGCCCAGCGAAGTGCCGCCCAGGACGGCCCAGGTGGCGGCGGCGGTCAGCGCGACGGAGGCGGGGAAGGCGGCGGGGGAGCGGCGTACGGCGCGGTCGAGCAGCGCGGCACCGGCGGCGGTACCGCCCGCGAGCAGCGCGGTGTGCAGGGCGCCGGTCCCTCGGTGGTCGCGCCACAGACGGCGTTCCACGGCGGCCGCGGCCCGCCCGAAGGCGGCCACGGGGTGACCGCGCCGGGGATCGCCCACGACCAGGTCGCCGAGGAAGCCGAGGGCCGCGCCGCACGCGTAGCCGGCGTGTTCGGCACGCATCGGATCAGACCGCCGTCGCGCCTCGGAGGGATGGCGTGGGGGTACGTCCAGCAGATTGCGCACTGCGGCCGGGCATGGCGGTAGGTCCTCACTCAGGGTCCGCGCCCTGGCTCGACGGGTACGGCGACGAGAGTCTCCTGGCTCCCCGGATCGGCGCTTCCCCCGGCCTTCCAGTCCGTACGGGAACCTGCGTCGCGGGACGCGGACCGTGGCCCTTGGTGGAGGGGCGCTCCCCGGTGACAGTGGCGGGACCGCGCCGGATTCTCACCGGACTTCCTCATCTGTCGCCGATTGGCTCCGGCAGTCCACCACGCTCCGCCAAGCCCGTCAACTCACGCTTGACCTGCGGCGGGGGCGGTGGTGGCGTCTGTGTCCCACGCCACAGGCGTCCGGTGGCCGCGGCGGGGATGCCGCGGCCACCGGACGCCCGGGGTGCCGCGCCTCAGGCGGCGACGATCAGGTAGATCCCGTACGCCACGGCCGCCGCGCACAGCGCGAAGCAGACGTACGCCCCGGCCCGCGCCGCCCCGCCGGAGGCGGCGGGCCCGTCGGCGGTCACCGGCGTGCCCTCCTGCTGCGGCTTGCGGGACGTGCCGACGATGCCGAGGGTGAACAGGCCCACGATCCCGACCGTCACGAACAGCGTGACGCCGAAGACCTGGCCGAGGGCGGCCCAGTCGATGCTCATTGCGTTCTCGTTCCTTCGTGAGAGCCGTGCGGCCGGGTCAGCCGGCGGCCGAGCCGGCCTTGGCGCGGCGCCGGGCGCTCTTCTCGTGCGGGCGGGCGGCCACCGGGACGGCGATCACCGGGGCGGTGCCGACCGGGTCCGTGATCCGGGTCTCGGCGACCGTGGGGGCCGGGATGGCGACCGGGCCCGCGGGCGGCGGCGAGACGGCCTGCAGGGCGGCGGTGACGACACCGGCGGGCTCGGCGGCCGGGCCCTCGTTGACGTTGGTGTGGTCCACCGGCTTGCGCCGGGAGGCCGCCCAGATCGCGCCGCAGACGGCGAGCGCCAGCACGGCGACGGTCGCGATGCCCCAGTCGCCCTGGTCCGCCAGGAGAGCGGCGCCCGCCGCGACCAGCCCGGCGGCCGGCAGCGTCAGACCCCAGGCGGCGGCCATCCGGCCCGCCGTGGACCAGTGCACCACGCCGCCCTTGCGGCCCAGGCCGGAGCCCATCACCGAACCGGAGCAGACCTGGGTGGTGGAGAGCGCGAAGCCGAGGTGGGAGGAGGCCAGGATGGTGGCCGCGGCGCCGGTCTGGGCGGCGAAGCCCTGCGGCGGCTGGATGTCGGTGATGCCCTTGCCCATCGTGCGGATGATCCGCCAGCCGCCCAGGTACGTGCCGAGCGCGATGGCCAGGCCGGCCGAGGCGATGACCCACAGCGGCGGGTCGGCGTGCGGGGCGACGACGCCGCCGGTGATCAGTGCGAGGGTGATCACACCCATCGTCTTCTGGGCGTCGTTGGTGCCGTGCGCGAGGGAGACCAGCGCGGCCGAGGCGATCTGCCCGGCGCGGTAGCCCTTGGCGGTGTCCTCCTCGGCGCGGTTGCGGGCCAGCCGGTAGGTCAGCCGGGTCGCGGCGGTCGCGGCCAGACCGGCCACGATCGGCGCGGCGACGGCCGGGATGAGGACCTTCATGACCACGGCGCCGCCGTGCACGCCGCTCGGGCCGACGGCCACCAGGGTGGCGCCGATCAGACCGCCGAAGAGGGCGTGCGAGGAGCTGGAGGGGAGCCCGGCCAGCCAGGTGACCAGGTTCCAGACGATGGCGCCGACCAGCCCGGCGAAGATCACTTCTGGTCTGATGCCGGCCGTCTCGTCGATGATCCCGCCGGAGATGGTCTTGGCGACCTCCACCGACAGGAACGCGCCGACCAGGTTGAGGACCGCCGACATCGCCACCGCGATCTTGGGCTGGAGTGCCCCGGTGGAAATGGTGGTGGCCATGGCGTTGGCCGTGTCGTGGAAGCCGTTCGTAAAGTCGAACACCAAGGCCGTGACGATCACGATCCCGATGAGAAGCGTGATGTGTTCCATTCACCCAGGCAATCAGTTCGTTGGGCAGTGACGCTCGGGACCGTACGGACGACGGGTGAACGGAAGGTGAACTGGGGCGGGCGCCGCAGTGACGCCCCCGCAGGGGTGGTGCGGAGGCGCCCGTACCGTCGCCCGGGCCCCATGCGTACCAGCACGGACGCCTCGTGTGCCGCAGGCGTGCCGGAGGCGGGTGAGACGCGGGGCCGGGCGTGTCGGGCGCGTACCGGCGGCGGGTGCGTCGGCGGGTCAGCCGCGCGCGAAGCGCCGCAGCCCGGTGACCGTACCGTTCCACTTGTTCTGGTCGCCGGGCAGCGCGCCGGACCCGGCGTGCTGCCAGATGCTCGGGTACACCCAGCCGGCGGGCAGCTTGCCCGGGGTGCTGTGCCAGCGGGCCAGCCACAGGGGGTGGGTGGCGGCGAACGTCCGGCTGCCGCCGGTGCAGCCGTTCCACCACCGGGCCGTCGTGTAGATCACCGGCCGCCGCCCGGTCTGCCGCAGCATCTCGTTGCTGAATTGGCGGACCCACCGGACCAGCGCCGTGCCGGTCATCCCGTAGCAGGCGTGCTCCCGGTCGTACGGGTTGTGCTCCAGGTCGAGCGCCGGGGGCAGCGTCCAGCCGTCCGCCTTCCAGCGGCCGCCGTGCCGCAGGAAGTACCGGGCCTGCGCGCGCCCGGAGGACGCGTTCGGGACGCCGAAGTGGTACGCGCCGCGCAGCAGGCCCGCCTTGCGCGCGCCGCGGTACTGCCGCGGGAAGTGCGGGCTGCGGTACCAGGTCGACTCGGTGGCCTTCACGTACACGAAGCGGCCGCCCTTCGCCCGTACGGACTTCCAGTCGACGTTCCCCTGGTGCGAGGAGATGTCGTGCCCGGCGGGCTTGCCGGCGGCCTCGGCGGCGGGGGCCGTGGGCAGGGCGGTGGACAGGACGCCGGAGAGCGTGCCGAGCGCCAGGGCCCCGGCGGCGAGCCGGCGCCGTCGGCTGCGCGCGCGGCGGGGCGGGTGCTGGGCGTCGGGCGGGTGGTGGGACGGCTGCTGCGTACCGGACAGGCGGTCGCGGTCACGGGCCATGGCTGCTCCCCCAGGAAGTCCCCCGGACGGCTAGGTGCATGACGGA
Proteins encoded in this region:
- a CDS encoding cobyric acid synthase — protein: MNGPGQAPLGGGLLVAGTTSDAGKSVVTAGICRWLARKGVKVAPFKAQNMSLNSFVTREGAEIGRAQAMQAAAARVEPSALMNPVLLKPGSDRSSQVVLMGKPVGELSARGYHAGRQEQLLGTVTDCLQELRRTHDAVICEGAGSPAEINLRRTDIVNMGIARAARIPAVVVGDIDRGGVFASFFGTTALLSREDQALVAGYLVNKFRGDVTLLEPGLDMLKELTGRPTLGVLPFAHGLGIDEEDGLRVSLRGAVRESVVAPPHGADVLRVAVAAVPLMSNFTDVDALAAEPGVVVRFVDRPEELADADLVVLPGTRGTVRALQWLRERGIADAVRRRAAEGRPVLGICGGFQMLGERIEDEVESKAGTVDGLGLLPVRVRFAVEKALARPSGEALGEPVEGYEIHHGVAEIDGGEPFLAGCRSGTVWGTHWHGSLESDGFRRAFLRRVAADAGRAFDPAPDTSFAALREEQLDKLGDLIEEHADTAALLRLIEDGVPAGLPFVPPGAPPIPPPRTPAAPAAASPAPAPRTTLEGGTP
- a CDS encoding cobalamin biosynthesis protein codes for the protein MRAEHAGYACGAALGFLGDLVVGDPRRGHPVAAFGRAAAAVERRLWRDHRGTGALHTALLAGGTAAGAALLDRAVRRSPAAFPASVALTAAATWAVLGGTSLGREARAVGGALAAGDLDVARERLPHLCGRDPQALDGQQMARAVVESVAENTSDAVVGALVWGAAAGVPGLLAFRAVNTLDAMVGHKSPRHRRFGWASARLDDVAGYPGSRLTAALAVLAGPDRRGALRAWRQDGPSHPSPNAGPVEAAFAGALGVRLGGTLAYGGRVEHRPVLNGDAGRPVAVPDIERAVTLSRRVSALALAVTVGGRLAAGAVRRSRTAGTVGRSITAGAVRRPRTTGRAK
- a CDS encoding inorganic phosphate transporter, with protein sequence MEHITLLIGIVIVTALVFDFTNGFHDTANAMATTISTGALQPKIAVAMSAVLNLVGAFLSVEVAKTISGGIIDETAGIRPEVIFAGLVGAIVWNLVTWLAGLPSSSSHALFGGLIGATLVAVGPSGVHGGAVVMKVLIPAVAAPIVAGLAATAATRLTYRLARNRAEEDTAKGYRAGQIASAALVSLAHGTNDAQKTMGVITLALITGGVVAPHADPPLWVIASAGLAIALGTYLGGWRIIRTMGKGITDIQPPQGFAAQTGAAATILASSHLGFALSTTQVCSGSVMGSGLGRKGGVVHWSTAGRMAAAWGLTLPAAGLVAAGAALLADQGDWGIATVAVLALAVCGAIWAASRRKPVDHTNVNEGPAAEPAGVVTAALQAVSPPPAGPVAIPAPTVAETRITDPVGTAPVIAVPVAARPHEKSARRRAKAGSAAG
- a CDS encoding lysozyme — translated: MARDRDRLSGTQQPSHHPPDAQHPPRRARSRRRRLAAGALALGTLSGVLSTALPTAPAAEAAGKPAGHDISSHQGNVDWKSVRAKGGRFVYVKATESTWYRSPHFPRQYRGARKAGLLRGAYHFGVPNASSGRAQARYFLRHGGRWKADGWTLPPALDLEHNPYDREHACYGMTGTALVRWVRQFSNEMLRQTGRRPVIYTTARWWNGCTGGSRTFAATHPLWLARWHSTPGKLPAGWVYPSIWQHAGSGALPGDQNKWNGTVTGLRRFARG